Proteins encoded within one genomic window of Prochlorococcus marinus str. MIT 9515:
- a CDS encoding glucose-6-phosphate dehydrogenase assembly protein OpcA: protein MKPQLTLQTPLELPPQEISNYLNQLWISEDEDNSGANTFTLMVWQPAWLEQCLVQSGLINGPITGTLSPEIIKVAKKVIVDKRLPHTTSIKSEELLTSLKDNSLNNDYEDLRGQFFESSISTLNPRRLITLAPTFNKESEIKTFVSAYCPLSDNAINQPICGDLVVIRGDSNSIKKKGLKIIDELSIKELPTWLWWNGSLDESPEIFNYFTDYGIRLIVDTANGSPNRCLKILDQSIRSNKAINDLNWLRLKSWRESLAMIFDPPSRRPILDHISDIDIDIAEGNLLQALFLISWISDKLEWVFSKIDKHGGLIKIEFKRDNGEKISTCINPLPLGNPSIHSGQVIGLRLISKISEVQKNNTCVILGCESVECMRLEAGGMADMQLIEQVVPNDFSSSEFDVSKLLGSSRGNTSPLFENAIKVAVQIFNSLCK from the coding sequence ATGAAACCACAATTAACACTTCAAACCCCACTAGAACTTCCTCCTCAAGAAATATCTAATTACTTAAATCAATTATGGATTTCTGAAGATGAAGATAATTCTGGAGCCAATACTTTTACTTTGATGGTCTGGCAGCCTGCGTGGCTTGAACAATGCTTAGTTCAATCAGGCTTAATAAATGGACCAATCACTGGTACTTTAAGTCCAGAGATTATAAAAGTTGCTAAGAAAGTTATCGTTGATAAAAGGTTGCCTCATACGACTTCGATTAAAAGCGAAGAGTTATTAACTTCGTTGAAGGATAATTCTTTAAATAATGATTATGAAGACCTGAGAGGGCAATTCTTTGAATCCTCAATAAGTACTCTAAATCCTAGAAGATTAATTACCCTAGCACCAACTTTTAATAAAGAATCAGAGATTAAAACTTTTGTATCTGCCTATTGCCCACTAAGTGATAACGCTATAAATCAACCTATTTGTGGTGACTTGGTTGTTATAAGGGGGGATTCTAATTCTATAAAAAAGAAAGGATTGAAAATTATTGATGAACTATCCATAAAAGAATTACCTACTTGGTTATGGTGGAATGGAAGCCTAGATGAATCCCCAGAAATTTTTAATTATTTTACAGACTATGGTATAAGGTTAATTGTTGATACTGCAAATGGCTCGCCTAATAGATGCTTAAAGATTCTTGATCAATCAATAAGGTCAAATAAAGCTATTAATGATTTAAATTGGTTAAGACTTAAAAGTTGGCGTGAATCATTAGCAATGATTTTTGATCCTCCATCGAGGAGACCTATATTAGATCATATTTCGGATATTGACATAGATATTGCAGAAGGTAATTTGCTTCAAGCGTTATTTTTAATATCATGGATTAGTGACAAATTAGAATGGGTATTTTCAAAAATAGATAAACATGGAGGATTAATAAAAATAGAATTCAAAAGAGACAATGGTGAGAAAATTTCAACATGTATAAACCCTTTACCTTTAGGTAATCCAAGTATTCATTCGGGACAAGTCATTGGATTAAGGTTGATTTCCAAAATTAGTGAGGTTCAAAAAAATAATACTTGTGTAATTCTTGGATGTGAATCTGTTGAATGTATGAGACTTGAAGCCGGAGGTATGGCTGATATGCAATTAATAGAACAAGTTGTCCCAAATGATTTTTCTTCATCAGAATTTGATGTTAGTAAGTTATTGGGGAGTAGTAGAGGAAATACTAGCCCACTTTTTGAAAATGCTATTAAGGTTGCAGTTCAAATATTTAATAGTCTTTGTAAATAA
- the crtE gene encoding geranylgeranyl diphosphate synthase CrtE: MTEVIDNISDFDKYLKETKKIVEEALDLSLGPENPEILRESMRYSLLAGGKRIRPILCLASCSLAGGEPSLAVPTAVAIEMIHTMSLIHDDLPAMDNDDLRRGRPTNHKVYGDAIAILAGDALLTRAFEMVSLRSPGVDPNRLLNVIGELSLVAGAPGLVGGQVVDLECEGKEVDLETLEYIHLHKTGALLKACVRTGAMIAGANDELLKALTTYAEGIGLAFQIIDDILDLTSSSEKLGKTAGKDLLADKTTYPKLLGMEESKKRAFDLVDKAKKAIEPWGLDAQYLISLADFITNRDR; encoded by the coding sequence ATGACAGAAGTTATCGATAATATTTCAGATTTTGATAAATATCTAAAAGAGACAAAAAAAATCGTAGAAGAAGCTCTTGATTTATCCTTAGGTCCAGAAAATCCAGAAATACTTAGGGAATCAATGAGATATTCTCTCTTGGCTGGAGGTAAAAGAATACGTCCAATTTTATGTCTAGCGTCTTGTTCTTTAGCAGGAGGAGAACCATCTCTAGCTGTCCCTACAGCAGTGGCAATAGAAATGATTCATACCATGTCATTAATACATGATGATTTACCCGCTATGGACAATGATGACTTAAGAAGAGGAAGACCTACAAATCATAAAGTTTATGGAGATGCAATAGCTATACTTGCTGGAGATGCATTATTAACGAGAGCATTTGAAATGGTCTCATTAAGAAGCCCTGGTGTTGATCCAAATAGATTATTAAATGTAATTGGAGAACTTTCCCTTGTAGCAGGAGCGCCTGGACTTGTTGGAGGTCAAGTTGTTGATCTGGAATGTGAAGGAAAAGAAGTTGACTTAGAAACCCTCGAGTATATTCATCTTCATAAGACGGGTGCCTTACTAAAAGCTTGCGTGAGAACTGGTGCGATGATTGCAGGAGCTAATGATGAATTATTAAAAGCTCTAACCACATATGCAGAGGGAATAGGTTTGGCATTCCAAATAATAGATGACATACTTGATTTAACTTCAAGTAGTGAGAAACTCGGTAAAACAGCGGGTAAAGATCTTTTAGCAGATAAAACTACCTATCCAAAGTTACTTGGAATGGAAGAATCAAAGAAGAGAGCTTTTGATTTGGTTGATAAAGCAAAAAAAGCAATTGAGCCTTGGGGTTTAGATGCACAATATTTAATCTCCTTAGCTGATTTCATTACAAATAGAGATAGGTAA
- a CDS encoding HDIG domain-containing metalloprotein — protein MHNLKTTLKKIIYYWKRSQVPTKEPSKISTIDKLIIFLICIVISIISSYKILLAPFLQSSVVLSWGLTFLEVLVSCGFLIIISRKENPTINSRQILLIISLLLIVQAIKTLFVYRISPLSIIVPPSLIISQGMGTITALAWVSIASLSWPDSVIEINSNLLLITLICACIVSVLGGKIRSRAQLLQLSIFVPLGALIAQWLFIGNDKTSLVDNQEFFVSNGQIFSDSFLLAIIMLITILFIPIFESIFGLLTKARLLELADKEKPLIRRLSIEAPGTFEHTLLICGLAEEATRMIGGDIDLIKTGSLYHDVGKLHAPNWFIENQDGSKNPHDELDDPLKSAEVLQAHVDEGLKFARKNRLPKPIANFIPEHQGTLKMGYFLHKAEEKKLNIKESDFRYKGPIPQSKETAILMLADGCEAALRAMDIKASDHKALETISKIVNSRQIDGQLVDSNLSKGEIFLIKKSFLNVWKRIRHRRIQYPTTKNNTFS, from the coding sequence GTGCATAACCTTAAAACTACTTTAAAAAAGATTATTTACTACTGGAAAAGAAGTCAGGTTCCTACTAAAGAACCTAGTAAAATTTCAACAATAGATAAGTTAATAATTTTTTTAATATGTATAGTTATTTCCATTATTTCCTCTTATAAAATACTTCTTGCCCCATTTTTGCAAAGTTCAGTTGTTCTTTCTTGGGGTCTAACTTTCTTAGAGGTTCTAGTTAGCTGCGGTTTTTTAATAATAATTTCTAGAAAAGAAAATCCAACTATCAATTCCAGACAAATCCTCTTAATTATTTCTCTTTTGTTGATTGTTCAAGCTATAAAAACTCTCTTTGTATATAGAATTAGTCCTTTATCAATTATCGTTCCTCCTTCTTTAATCATTTCTCAAGGAATGGGAACCATAACAGCTCTAGCATGGGTCTCTATAGCAAGTCTAAGCTGGCCTGATTCAGTAATAGAAATTAATAGTAATTTATTACTTATAACATTAATTTGCGCATGCATTGTTTCTGTTCTAGGAGGGAAAATAAGAAGTCGAGCACAGTTACTTCAATTATCAATATTTGTTCCTCTAGGGGCTTTAATTGCTCAATGGTTATTTATTGGAAACGATAAAACTTCTCTAGTAGATAATCAAGAGTTTTTTGTTTCAAATGGCCAAATATTTTCGGATTCTTTTTTATTGGCAATAATCATGCTAATTACTATATTATTTATTCCTATTTTTGAGTCAATATTTGGATTGTTAACAAAAGCAAGATTATTGGAATTAGCTGATAAAGAGAAACCACTTATTAGAAGACTTTCTATTGAAGCCCCAGGAACTTTCGAACATACTTTGTTGATTTGTGGCTTAGCTGAAGAAGCGACAAGAATGATAGGTGGAGATATTGATCTAATTAAAACTGGATCTTTATATCATGATGTTGGTAAATTACATGCACCAAATTGGTTTATTGAGAATCAAGATGGATCAAAAAACCCACATGATGAATTAGATGATCCTTTAAAAAGTGCGGAGGTTCTTCAAGCTCACGTAGATGAAGGTCTTAAGTTTGCAAGAAAAAATAGATTACCAAAACCAATAGCTAATTTCATCCCTGAACATCAAGGAACTTTAAAAATGGGATATTTTCTTCATAAAGCGGAAGAAAAAAAACTAAATATTAAGGAAAGTGATTTTAGATATAAAGGTCCGATCCCTCAATCTAAAGAAACAGCTATATTGATGCTTGCAGATGGTTGTGAAGCAGCATTAAGGGCAATGGACATAAAGGCTTCTGATCATAAGGCATTAGAAACAATATCCAAAATAGTTAATTCAAGACAAATAGATGGCCAGTTAGTAGATAGTAATTTATCAAAGGGAGAAATTTTCCTTATAAAAAAATCTTTTTTGAATGTTTGGAAAAGAATTAGACATAGAAGAATACAATATCCAACAACCAAAAATAATACTTTTTCCTAA
- a CDS encoding 2-isopropylmalate synthase, giving the protein MSKDPGRILIFDTTLRDGEQSPGASLNLEEKLAIAHQLARLGVDVIEAGFPFASPGDFKAVNKISEVVGGENGPIICGLARASTSDIKACYEAIIPAPKKRIHTFIATSDIHLKHKLRKSRKDVLSIVPEMVSYAKSLVDDIEFSCEDASRSDPEFLYEVIQLAITSGATTINIPDTVGFTTPSEFGKLIFDINKNVPNIDEAVISVHGHNDLGLAVANFLEAAKNGARQLECTINGIGERAGNASLEELVMALHVRKSFFNSFFGRSSDSPTPLTAIRTEEITKTSRLVSNLTGMNVQPNKAIVGANAFAHESGIHQDGVLKNRLTYEIIDAKTVGLNDNKISLGKLSGRSAVRARLEEMGYDLSREDLNDAFARFKDLADRKREITDRDLEAIVSEQVQLPESRFQLSHVQVSCGSTSKPTATVTILNTETHTEDTSVAIGTGPVDAVCEAINELAKVPNELIEFSVKSVTEGIDALGEVTIRIRNKNKIYSGHSADTDVVVAAANAFLNALNRLIFSEKKECIHPQFDNLENSEKKVFSNPKN; this is encoded by the coding sequence ATGTCCAAAGATCCAGGCAGAATATTGATCTTTGATACAACTCTTAGAGATGGAGAACAATCTCCTGGCGCAAGTTTAAATCTTGAAGAGAAACTTGCAATTGCGCATCAACTTGCAAGATTAGGTGTAGATGTTATTGAAGCAGGTTTTCCTTTTGCAAGTCCTGGAGATTTCAAAGCAGTAAATAAAATTTCAGAAGTAGTTGGAGGAGAAAATGGTCCAATAATTTGTGGTTTAGCAAGGGCTTCTACAAGTGATATAAAAGCTTGTTACGAAGCCATAATTCCCGCTCCTAAAAAAAGAATACATACTTTCATAGCTACTAGCGATATCCACCTAAAACATAAACTCAGGAAATCAAGAAAAGATGTTCTTTCAATTGTTCCTGAAATGGTCAGTTATGCTAAATCATTAGTCGATGATATTGAATTTTCCTGTGAAGATGCATCAAGGAGTGATCCCGAATTCCTTTATGAAGTAATTCAACTAGCAATAACATCAGGTGCTACAACAATTAATATTCCTGACACTGTTGGCTTCACGACTCCGAGTGAATTTGGGAAGCTTATTTTTGATATTAATAAAAATGTTCCAAACATTGATGAGGCAGTTATTTCCGTTCATGGTCATAATGATTTAGGATTGGCAGTTGCAAATTTCCTAGAAGCAGCAAAAAATGGAGCAAGGCAACTTGAATGCACCATTAATGGTATAGGTGAGAGAGCTGGAAATGCATCACTAGAAGAATTAGTAATGGCATTACACGTAAGAAAAAGCTTTTTTAATAGTTTCTTTGGAAGAAGTTCAGATTCACCCACGCCTCTTACAGCAATAAGAACAGAAGAAATAACAAAAACTTCACGGTTAGTATCAAACTTAACTGGAATGAATGTTCAGCCCAATAAAGCTATTGTTGGAGCAAATGCTTTTGCTCATGAGTCAGGAATCCATCAGGATGGAGTACTAAAAAATAGGCTTACGTATGAAATTATTGATGCAAAAACTGTTGGTTTGAATGATAATAAAATCTCTTTAGGGAAACTTAGTGGTAGAAGTGCAGTTAGAGCAAGATTAGAAGAGATGGGATACGATTTAAGTAGGGAAGATTTGAATGATGCATTTGCTCGTTTCAAAGATCTAGCTGATAGAAAACGAGAAATTACTGATAGAGATTTAGAAGCTATCGTTAGTGAACAGGTTCAACTTCCTGAATCTAGGTTTCAACTAAGTCACGTTCAAGTTAGTTGTGGCAGTACATCTAAGCCTACAGCTACAGTTACTATATTAAATACAGAGACACATACTGAAGATACTTCTGTTGCCATAGGTACTGGACCTGTAGATGCGGTTTGCGAAGCAATAAATGAACTTGCTAAAGTTCCAAATGAATTAATTGAGTTTTCAGTTAAATCTGTGACGGAAGGTATAGATGCATTAGGTGAAGTTACCATAAGAATTAGGAATAAGAATAAAATATATTCAGGACATTCTGCAGATACAGACGTGGTTGTTGCAGCTGCAAATGCTTTTTTAAATGCTTTAAACAGGCTTATCTTTTCAGAAAAAAAAGAATGTATTCATCCCCAATTTGATAATTTAGAAAATTCTGAAAAAAAAGTATTTTCAAATCCCAAAAATTAA
- the zwf gene encoding glucose-6-phosphate dehydrogenase produces MLKTISNPLRLGLRQERVISPQCLIIFGASGDLTHRKLIPALFELYLQRRIPSEFAIVGCARRTWTDQEFKEKMKAKLGDQITGNEKEWELFSNYLFYEPVDLQQSEHVVRLSKRLNEIDKSQATHGNKTFYLSVSPNFYGSGCKALKSAGLLEDPKKSRIVIEKPFGRDYSSAKKLNKIVQSCADESQIYRIDHYLGKETVQNILVMRFANTIFEPIWNRNYISSIQITSSETVGVEDRAGYYESSGALRDMLQNHLTQMLAVTAMEPPGKFEPEAIRNEKAKVLQASKLADENQPWNCCIRGQYAKGGNSLKRLKGYRDENGVDLNSTTETYIATKVFIDNWRWQGVPFYLRTGKRLPKRLGEIVLTFKDVPVHLFESTIINPSPNQLILRIQPNEGATFKFEVKSPGSGMKSRPVEMEFSYDESFGEPSDEGYVRLLADAMLSDPTLFTRSDEVEAAWKLYTPLIELMENAPWKLPIHKYESMTWGPPESDQLLSKDNIFWRRP; encoded by the coding sequence ATGCTAAAAACTATAAGTAATCCTCTTAGATTAGGATTACGTCAAGAAAGAGTGATATCTCCACAATGTCTAATAATCTTTGGTGCTAGTGGAGATCTTACTCATAGGAAACTTATACCTGCTTTATTTGAACTGTATTTACAAAGAAGAATACCAAGTGAATTTGCCATAGTTGGTTGTGCTAGAAGAACTTGGACTGATCAAGAGTTTAAGGAGAAAATGAAAGCTAAATTGGGTGATCAAATAACTGGTAATGAAAAAGAATGGGAACTTTTTTCTAATTATCTTTTCTATGAGCCAGTTGATCTACAACAAAGTGAGCATGTTGTAAGGCTCTCCAAAAGATTAAATGAAATTGATAAATCACAGGCTACTCATGGAAACAAGACCTTCTACTTATCAGTATCTCCAAACTTCTACGGAAGTGGCTGTAAAGCCCTTAAGTCTGCTGGATTATTGGAAGACCCTAAGAAAAGTCGAATCGTTATTGAAAAACCTTTTGGAAGAGATTATTCAAGTGCAAAAAAACTGAATAAAATTGTTCAAAGTTGTGCAGATGAAAGTCAGATATATCGTATAGATCATTATTTAGGAAAAGAGACTGTTCAGAACATACTTGTTATGCGCTTTGCTAATACTATTTTTGAACCCATATGGAATAGAAATTATATTTCAAGTATTCAAATAACATCATCAGAGACAGTTGGGGTTGAAGATAGAGCTGGCTATTATGAAAGCTCTGGGGCTTTAAGAGATATGCTCCAAAATCATTTAACTCAAATGCTTGCTGTTACTGCAATGGAGCCACCAGGTAAATTCGAACCTGAGGCAATAAGGAATGAAAAAGCGAAAGTTCTTCAAGCGTCAAAACTTGCTGATGAGAATCAACCATGGAATTGCTGTATAAGAGGGCAGTATGCAAAAGGAGGAAATAGTCTAAAAAGACTTAAAGGTTACAGGGACGAGAATGGAGTGGATTTAAATAGTACAACAGAAACTTATATCGCCACAAAAGTTTTTATTGATAATTGGCGTTGGCAAGGAGTTCCTTTTTACTTAAGAACAGGTAAAAGGCTACCTAAAAGACTTGGGGAGATTGTATTAACATTTAAAGATGTTCCTGTACACTTGTTTGAATCAACAATAATTAATCCATCTCCAAATCAGCTTATTCTTAGAATTCAGCCAAATGAAGGAGCTACTTTTAAATTTGAAGTCAAATCACCCGGTTCAGGGATGAAATCAAGACCAGTTGAGATGGAATTTTCTTACGATGAATCTTTTGGAGAACCTTCTGATGAAGGTTATGTAAGATTGTTGGCTGATGCTATGCTTTCTGATCCAACATTATTCACAAGAAGTGATGAGGTAGAAGCTGCTTGGAAACTTTATACACCACTAATAGAGTTAATGGAGAATGCTCCTTGGAAGTTACCTATTCACAAATACGAATCAATGACTTGGGGGCCTCCTGAATCAGATCAATTACTTTCTAAAGATAATATTTTCTGGCGCAGACCCTAA
- a CDS encoding divergent PAP2 family protein yields MSEFLAFLDNSVLFWSLISCLLAQFFKIIFNFFATGKFRFGIMFETGGMPSSHSALITGATSGIGLQLGFDSPIFALAIAISLIVMYDASGVRKSAGIQAAEINKLSKILDPKSQVDLKEALGHTKSEVIVGSLLGPLITLPGIVYIGSPLHILDLIIN; encoded by the coding sequence ATGTCAGAATTTTTAGCTTTCTTAGATAATTCAGTTCTTTTCTGGAGTTTAATATCTTGTTTATTAGCTCAATTCTTTAAAATTATTTTTAATTTCTTTGCAACGGGAAAGTTTAGATTTGGAATCATGTTCGAAACTGGTGGGATGCCATCGAGTCATTCTGCTCTAATAACTGGAGCAACTTCAGGAATAGGTCTTCAATTAGGATTTGATAGCCCAATATTTGCATTGGCGATTGCAATTTCACTAATTGTTATGTATGACGCTAGTGGGGTTAGAAAATCAGCTGGAATTCAAGCTGCTGAAATTAATAAACTATCAAAAATACTAGATCCTAAATCGCAAGTTGATTTAAAAGAAGCTCTTGGTCATACAAAATCTGAAGTCATTGTAGGCAGTCTTCTAGGCCCACTAATTACATTACCAGGAATAGTATATATAGGTTCTCCTCTCCATATATTAGATTTGATAATAAATTAG
- the folD gene encoding bifunctional methylenetetrahydrofolate dehydrogenase/methenyltetrahydrofolate cyclohydrolase FolD: MSLKLDGKKLSLEIEEKLKKDIESNINSTKRPPGLAVIRIGEDPASGVYVKNKERACARVGIKSFIFHLKDTIDQKEVEQLINKLNLDNDIDGMLLQLPIPDKFDEQRLISLINPDKDVDGLNEKNIGKLVKNEPGMRSCTPAGIVNLLRSQNITIEGKKIVVVGRSLLVGKPLSLMLLNLNGTVTITHSKTINLKKICKEADILIAAAGKPNLINSSYVKDGAVIIDVGIHRLTSSDKSQTKLCGDVLLEDVIPKVYAYTPVPGGVGPMTVTMLLVNTIFSWQKQFVLLSRLSDLLP; encoded by the coding sequence ATGTCATTAAAATTGGATGGTAAAAAATTATCTTTAGAAATTGAAGAAAAATTAAAAAAAGATATTGAATCTAATATAAATTCAACAAAAAGGCCTCCAGGTTTAGCTGTAATAAGAATTGGAGAAGATCCTGCTAGTGGCGTCTATGTTAAGAATAAAGAAAGAGCATGTGCAAGAGTTGGGATAAAGAGTTTTATTTTTCATTTGAAAGATACTATCGATCAAAAAGAAGTTGAACAATTAATAAATAAATTAAATCTTGATAATGATATTGACGGAATGCTACTGCAACTTCCCATACCAGATAAATTTGATGAGCAAAGATTGATAAGTTTAATCAATCCAGACAAAGATGTAGATGGATTAAATGAGAAAAATATTGGCAAATTAGTTAAAAATGAACCGGGGATGAGATCTTGTACACCAGCAGGGATAGTTAATTTATTAAGATCCCAAAATATTACAATTGAAGGAAAAAAAATTGTTGTTGTTGGAAGAAGCCTCTTGGTTGGGAAACCCCTATCTCTAATGTTGTTAAATCTAAATGGTACGGTAACAATAACTCATTCAAAGACTATAAATTTAAAGAAGATATGTAAGGAAGCGGATATATTAATTGCTGCCGCAGGAAAACCTAATCTTATAAACTCTAGTTATGTAAAAGATGGTGCTGTAATTATTGATGTGGGAATACATAGATTAACAAGTTCTGATAAAAGCCAAACTAAATTATGTGGAGATGTATTATTAGAAGATGTAATTCCCAAAGTTTATGCATACACACCGGTTCCTGGAGGTGTTGGACCAATGACGGTAACAATGTTACTAGTAAATACTATTTTTAGTTGGCAAAAGCAATTTGTTTTATTATCAAGGCTTAGTGACCTTTTGCCATAA
- a CDS encoding cobyrinate a,c-diamide synthase, whose product MSCVISSPSTDSGKTTLSLLISCWAFSKGIEIQTFKIGPDYLDQQQMSSIGQPICRNLDIFLSGEEWVRNNFLKHSMKYEFSLIEGAMGLFDGLGATSYSSTANVAKLLDTPIIFIVNARGQVASLLPTLRGFRDFDKGLSIKGIIFNNVNSDRHKSLIREVFKNEDIEILGFLPSDSKITVRKANLGLVSPFDDARKIDVDYFASFAQENLDVFSLIKFLKAPSEKIFNTSFGKNFNIDKNKPIAIAEDRIFHFQYTETKEFLHEMGIPLLSWSIYNNEEIPQEASSLIIPGGFPEKYASHISDSDKSLNSLREFRKKGFIYAECGGMMILGDFIKDENGDNHKMSGILPFKSKKSNLSVGYRYIKGLKDSPIIKKNQSIRGHEFHYWEIESYSSEVDLKKTKHKNKFTSPWEIKSWETEFKNEGWSDKKLHASWIHLHLPSCPEAARNFLEATQNDYSRNS is encoded by the coding sequence ATGTCTTGTGTAATATCTTCTCCTTCAACTGATAGTGGAAAAACTACTTTATCGCTGTTAATTTCTTGTTGGGCTTTTTCAAAAGGTATAGAAATACAAACTTTTAAAATCGGGCCAGATTATCTTGATCAACAACAAATGAGTTCAATTGGCCAACCTATTTGTAGGAATTTAGATATTTTTTTAAGCGGTGAAGAATGGGTTAGAAATAATTTCTTAAAGCATTCTATGAAATATGAATTTTCATTAATTGAAGGAGCAATGGGGCTTTTTGATGGGTTAGGGGCGACTTCATATTCAAGTACTGCAAATGTTGCTAAGCTTCTTGATACTCCAATAATTTTTATTGTTAATGCAAGAGGTCAAGTGGCCTCTCTTTTACCAACCCTAAGAGGTTTCAGAGATTTTGATAAAGGATTATCGATAAAAGGAATTATATTCAATAACGTCAATTCAGATAGACATAAAAGTTTAATTAGAGAAGTTTTTAAAAATGAAGATATAGAAATTCTTGGATTTTTACCCTCAGATTCAAAAATAACTGTTAGAAAAGCAAATTTAGGTTTAGTTTCTCCATTTGATGATGCTAGAAAAATTGATGTTGACTATTTTGCAAGTTTCGCTCAAGAAAACCTTGATGTATTTTCTCTAATCAAATTTCTGAAAGCTCCTTCAGAAAAAATATTTAATACATCTTTTGGTAAAAATTTTAATATAGATAAAAACAAACCTATCGCAATAGCTGAAGATAGAATCTTTCATTTCCAATACACTGAAACGAAGGAGTTTCTTCATGAAATGGGAATACCTCTACTTTCATGGAGCATATATAATAATGAAGAAATTCCACAGGAAGCTTCATCTTTAATTATTCCTGGAGGCTTTCCAGAAAAATATGCAAGTCACATAAGTGATTCTGATAAAAGCTTAAATTCATTAAGGGAATTCCGAAAAAAAGGATTTATTTATGCAGAGTGTGGTGGGATGATGATTTTAGGAGATTTTATAAAAGATGAAAATGGTGACAATCATAAAATGAGCGGAATACTACCTTTTAAATCAAAAAAAAGTAATTTATCTGTAGGGTATAGATATATAAAAGGTTTAAAAGATTCCCCAATTATTAAAAAAAATCAATCAATTAGAGGACATGAATTTCATTATTGGGAAATTGAAAGTTATTCATCAGAAGTAGATTTAAAGAAAACAAAGCATAAGAACAAATTCACTTCACCATGGGAAATAAAATCGTGGGAGACTGAATTTAAAAATGAAGGTTGGTCAGATAAAAAATTACACGCAAGTTGGATACACCTACATTTACCAAGTTGCCCAGAAGCTGCAAGAAACTTTCTAGAAGCTACACAAAATGATTATTCTAGGAATTCCTAA